A DNA window from Sphaeramia orbicularis chromosome 22, fSphaOr1.1, whole genome shotgun sequence contains the following coding sequences:
- the ldah gene encoding lipid droplet-associated hydrolase — protein sequence MDSMVEDRRDEPHTDFMYCCGAITETLKFGSCQLHSGHKVLFLIIPGNPGVVGFYKTFMQTLHSMFGYRHPVWAVSHAGHCVPPDTMDIVDDTSSAAEKDVFGINGQIEHKLAFLRKHVPRETSLVLVGHSIGCYIILDMMKRDPELKVLKAVMLFPTIERMALSPQGRVMTPVLCHMRYVAYLPLFLLSLLPERLKSSLIKLVLGGIRSLDHTVLQPTVGLLSGDSAANAMYMGGQEMKKVLERDNVTIKKHLKKLIFYYGATDHWCPVQYYHDIKQDFPNGDFRLCENGFRHAFVLDAGREVANMVVEWISGDLRT from the exons ATGGACAGCATGGTGGAGGACAGGAGGGATGAACCACATACAGACTTCATGTACTGTTGTGGAGCCATCACAGAGACTCTGAAATTTGGCTCCTGTCAGTTACACTCTGGACACAAGGTGCTTTTTCTTATCATTCCAG GAAACCCAGGGGTAGTGGGCTTCTACAAAACTTTCATGCAAACTCTTCACAGCATGTTTGGCTACCGTCACCCTGTGTGGGCTGTATCCCATGCTGGCCACTGTGTACCCCCTGACACAATGGACATTGTGGATG ATACCTCTTCAGCAGCAGAGAAAGATGTGTTTGGTATTAATGGACAGATTGAACACAAGTTGGCCTTTCTCAGGAAACATGTTCCCAGAGAAACAAGTCTGGTCCTGGTTGGACACTCCATAGGCTGCTACATTATTTTGGACATGATGAAGAGAGATCCTGAGCTCAAG GTTTTGAAGGCCGTCATGCTGTTTCCCACCATTGAGCGCATGGCCCTGTCTCCTCAGGGCAGGGTCATGACCCCTGTCCTGTGCCACATGCGTTATGTGGCGTATCTGCCCCTGTTCCTGCTCTCTCTGTTGCCTGAACGCCTCAAAAGCAGCCTGATCAAACTGGTGTTGGGTGGCATTCGCTCTCTGGACCACACTGTGCTCCAGCCCACTGTGGGCCTCCTCAGTGGAGACTCTGCAG CTAATGCTATGTACATGGGGGGTCAGGAAATGAAGAAAGTTTTAGAAAGAGACAACGTAACCATCAAGAAACATCTGAAAAAG CTTATATTTTATTACGGAGCTACAGACCACTGGTGTCCAGTTCAGTACTACCATGACATCAAACAGGACTTTCCAAACGGTGACTTCAGACTCTGTGAGAATGGGTTCCGCCATGCCTTTGTCCTGGATGCTGGAAGAGAAGTTGCCAACATGGTGGTTGAATGGATCAGTGGAGATTTGAGGACATga
- the LOC115413248 gene encoding growth/differentiation factor 6-A-like has product MSEGGSRPHTVTCPGPGLFRSHLMDRAVASVLCFAVCVGLEGTGVLWSGSDPSVVHTHPEHINMDQTGNRTVVLHEYMLFLYQTLSEVQQRDRESLRDPGFANTVRSFVDKGKDEASWESGQHYMFDLSTLTRTDQLVEAKLRILRKPLPDPLAVLRTGGNLYVIRLYSCSTEDTSETKPLGSHTVEALDGGLPRWEVFDVLSSMRAYQKNPTQPTQACFYLLALSELTNEMVDPLLLGLGRHARPPQDKALLVSFTHADTHGNLLTEIMDKRRTETGGFRLTKRVRNTVKHNKKQRGQNKRALSKRSSKKTGRKKPRCSRKALNVSFKDLGWDDWIIAPQNYEANHCDGVCDFPLRSHLEPTNHAVIQTLMNSLDPGISPPSCCIPSRLSPISILYVDSGNNVVYKQYEDMVVESCACR; this is encoded by the exons ATGTCAGAGGGGGGTTCCCGACCCCACACAGTCACCTGTCCCGGTCCAGGACTCTTCAGGTCTCACCTGATGGATCGGGCTGTGGCCTCTGTGCTCTGCTTTGCAGTCTGTGTAGGACTGGAGGGGACGGGGGTCCTGTGGTCTGGTTCAGACCCCTCTGTGGTCCATACCCACCCAGAACACATCAACATGGACCAGACAGGGAACAGGACTGTGGTTCTGCATGAATACATGCTGTTTTTATACCAGACACTGTCTGAGGTTCAACAAAGAGACAGGGAATCCTTACGTGATCCTGGATTTGCAAATACAGTGAGAAGTTTTGTGGACAAAGGAAAAG ATGAGGCTTCCTGGGAGAGCGGTCAGCATTACATGTTTGACTTATCCACTCTAACTAGGACGGATCAGCTGGTAGAAGCCAAACTGAGAATCCTCAGAAAACCTCTGCCAGACCCCCTGGCTGTCCTAAGAACAGGAGGAAACCTTTACGTCATCCGTCTGTACTCCTGCTCTACTGAAGACACCTCAGAGACAAAGCCTCTGGGTTCACACACTGTGGAGGCTTTGGACGGAGGTCTTCCCAGGTGGGAGGTGTTTGACGTTTTGTCCAGCATGAGGGCTTATCAGAAAAACCCCACACAACCAACACAGGCTTGTTTCTACCTTCTGGCCCTGTCTGAACTGACCAATGAAATGGTTGACCCCCTGCTCCTGGGCCTGGGTCGCCATGCCCGCCCACCACAGGATAAAGCTTTACTGGTGTCTttcacacacgcagacacacatggAAACCTGTTAACAGAGATCATGGACAAAAGGAGGACTGAGACAGGTGGGTTTAGGCTCACTAAACGTGTCCGAAATACAGTTAAGCATAATAAGAAGCAGAGGGGACAGAATAAAAGGGCCTTATCCAAACGCTCCAGTAAGAAAACTGGGCGCAAGAAGCCTCGCTGCAGCCGTAAAGCCCTGAATGTGAGCTTTAAAGACCTGGGTTGGGACGACTGGATCATCGCACCCCAGAATTATGAGGCAAACCACTGCGATGGGGTGTGCGACTTCCCCTTGCGTTCACACTTGGAGCCCACCAACCACGCCGTCATTCAGACTCTGATGAACTCGCTGGACCCGGGCATTAGTCCACCGAGCTGCTGCATCCCCTCCAGGCTCAGTCCCATCAGCATCCTCTACGTCGACTCAGGCAACAACGTGGTCTATAAGCAGTATGAGGACATGGTGGTGGAGAGCTGTGCATGTCGGTAG